One window of Nocardia nova SH22a genomic DNA carries:
- a CDS encoding thymidine phosphorylase, whose protein sequence is MTQAHSAVSVIAAKRDGAALDNDQIDWVIDAFTRGEVADEQMAALAMAIVWRGMDRRELSRWTAAMIASGQRMDFTDLPRPTVDKHSTGGVGDKITLPLAPLVAACGAAVPQLSGRGLGHTGGTLDKLESIPGWKADLAPGPMRAILADPGIGAVICAAGADLAPADKRLYALRDVTGTVESVPLIASSIMSKKIAEGTGALVLDVKVGRGAFMKNLADATELATAMVELGADAGLRTVALLTAMDTPLGRTAGNALEVAEAVEVLAGGGPPDVVELTLALAREMVAQAGIRDVDPADVLAGGRAMDHWRAMIAAQGGDPAAPLPRARHTETVVAQESGVLTRLDALAVGLAAWRLGAGRARQGDPVQYAAGVEMHCKPGEFVARGDVLFTLRTDVESVIPAAVEALRDGYDIGTESPGVAPLLIDRIGE, encoded by the coding sequence ATGACGCAGGCGCATTCGGCGGTGTCGGTGATCGCGGCCAAACGGGACGGCGCGGCCCTCGACAATGATCAGATCGACTGGGTGATCGACGCGTTCACTCGTGGCGAGGTCGCGGACGAACAGATGGCGGCCCTGGCGATGGCGATCGTCTGGCGGGGCATGGACCGCCGGGAGCTGTCGCGGTGGACCGCGGCGATGATCGCCTCCGGGCAGCGCATGGATTTCACCGATCTGCCGCGACCCACCGTCGACAAACATTCCACCGGCGGGGTCGGTGACAAGATCACCCTGCCGCTCGCCCCGCTGGTGGCCGCGTGCGGCGCCGCCGTACCGCAGCTGTCCGGGCGCGGTCTGGGGCACACCGGGGGCACCCTGGACAAACTCGAGTCCATCCCCGGCTGGAAGGCGGACCTCGCACCCGGGCCGATGCGCGCGATCCTCGCCGATCCGGGCATCGGAGCCGTGATCTGCGCGGCCGGCGCCGATCTCGCACCCGCCGACAAACGCCTGTACGCCCTGCGCGACGTCACCGGCACCGTGGAATCGGTGCCGCTCATCGCCAGCTCGATCATGAGCAAGAAGATCGCGGAGGGCACCGGCGCGCTGGTACTCGATGTGAAGGTCGGCCGCGGCGCGTTCATGAAGAACCTCGCCGATGCCACCGAATTGGCCACGGCGATGGTCGAATTGGGGGCCGATGCCGGGCTGCGGACGGTCGCCCTGCTGACCGCGATGGACACCCCACTGGGCCGCACGGCGGGAAACGCGCTCGAGGTCGCCGAAGCGGTGGAGGTGCTGGCCGGGGGAGGGCCGCCGGATGTCGTCGAGCTGACCCTCGCGCTGGCGCGTGAAATGGTGGCGCAGGCCGGAATTCGCGATGTCGACCCCGCCGATGTGCTGGCCGGTGGACGTGCGATGGACCATTGGCGAGCGATGATCGCGGCGCAGGGTGGCGATCCGGCGGCGCCGTTGCCACGGGCTCGGCACACCGAAACCGTTGTGGCACAGGAATCCGGTGTGCTCACCCGGCTGGACGCGCTCGCGGTCGGTCTCGCGGCATGGCGGCTCGGCGCCGGTCGGGCCCGGCAGGGCGATCCGGTCCAGTACGCCGCGGGTGTCGAAATGCATTGCAAGCCTGGGGAGTTCGTGGCACGCGGTGACGTGTTGTTCACGCTGCGCACCGATGTCGAATCGGTCATTCCCGCGGCCGTGGAAGCGTTGCGCGATGGGTACGACATCGGGACCGAATCGCCGGGGGTGGCGCCGCTGCTCATTGATCGCATCGGCGAGTGA
- a CDS encoding adenosine deaminase — translation MTGPMPLTLASIRQAPKAVLHDHLDGGLRPATVLELAAECGYDELPADDAESLGHWFREAADSGSLERYLETFAHTVAVMQTPDGLRRVARECALDLAADGVVYAEVRFAPEQHLERDLTLDEVVEHTLAGFREGERLAAEAGTPIRVTCLLTAMRHAARSREIAELTVRFRDRGVGGFDIAGAEAGYPPSRHLDAFEYMRANCAQFTIHAGEAFGLPSIHEALAFCGCDRLGHGVRITDDIFDNDGEPVLGLVANYVRDKRIPLELCPSSNVQTGAVPALDKHPFDLLARLRFRVTVNTDNRLMSDTDMSREMLKLAETFGYGWSDLERFTINAMKSAFIPFPDRLRIIDEVIKPGYAILIG, via the coding sequence ATGACTGGACCGATGCCTTTGACACTCGCCTCGATCCGCCAGGCCCCCAAGGCCGTGCTGCACGACCACCTCGACGGTGGCCTGCGCCCCGCGACCGTGCTGGAACTGGCCGCAGAGTGCGGATACGACGAGCTACCGGCCGACGACGCCGAGTCGCTGGGACACTGGTTCCGCGAGGCGGCCGACAGCGGATCGCTGGAACGATATCTGGAAACCTTCGCCCACACCGTCGCGGTGATGCAGACGCCCGACGGCCTGCGCCGGGTGGCCCGCGAATGCGCACTCGACCTCGCCGCCGACGGTGTGGTGTACGCGGAGGTCCGCTTCGCACCCGAGCAGCATCTCGAGCGCGATCTGACCCTCGACGAGGTCGTCGAGCACACACTGGCCGGATTCCGGGAGGGGGAACGCCTGGCGGCCGAGGCCGGTACCCCGATCCGGGTGACCTGCCTGCTCACCGCCATGCGGCACGCCGCCCGCTCCCGTGAGATCGCCGAGCTGACGGTGCGGTTCCGGGATCGGGGGGTGGGCGGATTCGACATCGCCGGGGCGGAGGCGGGCTATCCGCCCTCGCGGCATCTGGACGCCTTCGAGTACATGCGGGCCAACTGCGCGCAGTTCACCATCCACGCCGGTGAGGCCTTCGGCCTGCCCTCGATTCACGAGGCGCTGGCGTTCTGCGGATGTGATCGGCTCGGGCACGGGGTGCGTATCACCGACGACATCTTCGACAACGATGGCGAGCCCGTCCTCGGCCTCGTGGCGAATTACGTTCGCGACAAACGGATTCCGCTGGAACTGTGCCCCTCGTCCAATGTGCAGACCGGTGCGGTGCCCGCACTGGACAAGCATCCGTTCGATCTGCTGGCCCGGCTGCGGTTCCGGGTCACGGTCAACACCGACAACCGGCTCATGAGTGATACCGATATGAGCCGGGAGATGTTGAAGCTGGCCGAGACCTTCGGCTACGGCTGGAGCGATCTGGAACGGTTCACCATCAACGCCATGAAATCGGCGTTCATCCCGTTCCCGGACCGGCTGCGCATCATCGACGAGGTGATCAAACCCGGCTACGCGATCCTGATCGGATAG